Proteins from one Tautonia marina genomic window:
- a CDS encoding fasciclin domain-containing protein, translated as MLAALTLSLVLGSSAIAADKTIVETAAGNEAFSTLVAAVKAADLVDVLSSEGPFTVFAPTDEAFAKLPEGTLETLLKPENKETLVKILTYHVVPGKVMAADVVKLDGKKVDTAAGAKATISVAGSTVMVDKAKVVKTDIECSNGVIHVIDSVILPPSE; from the coding sequence ATGCTTGCCGCCCTGACCTTGTCGCTGGTTCTCGGTTCCTCGGCCATCGCTGCGGACAAGACCATCGTAGAAACCGCTGCCGGCAACGAGGCCTTCAGCACGCTGGTTGCCGCCGTCAAGGCCGCCGATCTTGTTGACGTCCTCTCCAGCGAAGGACCTTTCACGGTCTTCGCTCCCACGGACGAAGCCTTCGCCAAATTGCCGGAAGGGACCCTCGAAACCCTTTTGAAGCCTGAGAACAAGGAAACCCTGGTCAAGATTCTGACCTACCACGTGGTTCCGGGGAAGGTCATGGCTGCCGACGTCGTCAAGCTTGACGGCAAGAAGGTTGATACGGCCGCCGGTGCCAAGGCGACCATCTCGGTCGCTGGTAGCACGGTCATGGTTGACAAGGCCAAGGTCGTCAAGACCGACATCGAATGCTCCAACGGCGTCATTCACGTCATCGACTCGGTCATCCTGCCTCCCTCCGAGTGA
- the rbfA gene encoding 30S ribosome-binding factor RbfA — protein MPSHRIERLNEAVREVVSSAVLFEVADPRVKGVTVLEAEVASDLKHATVFVSVMGDEAKQRLALRGLQSAAGFLQSRLAARLKTRYTPILRFELDQGVKKSVAMSRLIDETLAADRLARGERPEDSEFDPADSSLQDPSGDEGQAATD, from the coding sequence ATGCCCTCGCACCGCATTGAGCGTCTGAACGAGGCCGTCCGCGAGGTCGTCTCCTCGGCCGTGCTGTTCGAGGTGGCTGATCCCCGGGTCAAGGGGGTCACCGTGCTGGAAGCGGAGGTCGCTTCCGACCTGAAGCACGCGACCGTGTTCGTCTCCGTGATGGGAGACGAAGCCAAGCAACGGCTCGCGCTTCGAGGGCTCCAATCGGCAGCCGGTTTTCTCCAGTCGAGGCTCGCCGCCCGATTAAAGACACGCTACACCCCGATCCTCCGGTTCGAACTCGATCAAGGGGTCAAGAAATCGGTCGCCATGTCCCGTTTGATCGACGAAACGCTCGCCGCCGACCGCCTTGCCCGTGGGGAACGTCCCGAAGACTCGGAGTTCGATCCCGCGGACTCATCGCTCCAGGACCCTTCCGGTGACGAAGGCCAGGCAGCGACCGACTGA
- a CDS encoding endonuclease III domain-containing protein, with protein sequence MAAPSKSQMLDKIQPLLAKRYKPGSREVKMSVLEAVLFGICHESTTREQADTAMSRFRDAFFDWNELRVSSVEEIQDALNGLPQPELKAQRIRRFLRQLFSRTYKFDLDHLGKKPLKESIKTLQEFEAMQSDFVLATVIQQALGGHAMPVDDPIRRCLVRLGFAEEETPVESIRATLERAVPKTRGPEFVDLLEELAHDTCVAVDPNCPECVLVKLCPTGQRQLNPDKAVPTAGSNESSAGSRRRASTSNEGASKPTRTRTPRPK encoded by the coding sequence ATGGCCGCACCCAGCAAATCGCAGATGCTCGACAAGATTCAGCCCTTGCTGGCCAAGCGCTACAAGCCCGGCTCGCGCGAGGTGAAAATGTCGGTGCTGGAAGCGGTTCTGTTCGGCATTTGCCACGAGAGCACGACTCGCGAGCAAGCCGACACGGCAATGAGTCGGTTTCGAGACGCTTTTTTTGATTGGAACGAACTTCGCGTGAGTTCCGTGGAAGAGATCCAGGATGCTCTCAACGGCCTCCCCCAACCAGAATTGAAAGCTCAGCGCATCCGTCGCTTCCTGCGTCAGCTTTTCTCGCGGACCTACAAGTTCGACCTCGATCACCTCGGCAAAAAGCCCCTGAAGGAGTCCATCAAGACGCTTCAGGAGTTCGAGGCCATGCAATCGGATTTTGTTCTGGCTACCGTCATTCAGCAAGCGCTTGGCGGTCATGCCATGCCGGTCGACGATCCGATTCGACGCTGCCTCGTCCGTCTTGGGTTTGCGGAGGAAGAAACTCCGGTTGAGTCAATTCGCGCGACCCTCGAACGAGCCGTTCCCAAAACTCGAGGTCCCGAGTTTGTGGACCTGCTTGAGGAACTTGCTCACGACACATGTGTTGCCGTTGACCCAAATTGTCCGGAATGCGTGCTGGTGAAGCTGTGTCCCACGGGTCAGCGGCAACTCAACCCTGACAAAGCGGTTCCCACCGCAGGGAGTAATGAATCGTCTGCCGGCTCTCGGCGTCGAGCATCCACTTCCAACGAAGGCGCTTCGAAGCCGACTCGCACACGCACCCCTCGCCCCAAGTAA